A genomic window from Motacilla alba alba isolate MOTALB_02 chromosome 2, Motacilla_alba_V1.0_pri, whole genome shotgun sequence includes:
- the UBE2W gene encoding ubiquitin-conjugating enzyme E2 W isoform X1, which produces MASMQKRLQKELLAFQNDPPPGMTLDEKSVQNSITQWIVDMEGAPGTLYEGEKFQLLFKFSSRYPFDSPQVMFTGDNIPVHPHVYSNGHICLSILTEDWSPALSVQSVCLSIISMLSSCKEKRRPPDNSFYVRTCNKNPKKTKWWYHAFVILHPELQLAVCACLIHSIGKFCTNSSHWKRKYFGKGYVREGNTPC; this is translated from the exons AAACGATTACAAAAAGAACTATTGGCATTTCAAAATGATCCACCTCCGGGAATGACTCTAGATGAAAAGAGTGTACAAAATTCAATTACACA GTGGATTGTAGACATGGAAGGTGCTCCAGGAACACTCTATGAAGGGgaaaaatttcagcttttatttaagTTTAGTAGTCGGTATCCTTTTGATTCGCCTCAG gTCATGTTTACTGGAGACAATATCCCTGTTCATCCTCATGTTTATAGCAATGGTCATATCTGTTTATCCATTCTAACAGAAGACTGGTCTCCAGCCCTCTCAGTGCAATCTGTTTGTCTTAGCATTATTAGCATGCTTTccagctgcaaagaaaag AGGCGACCTCCAGATAACTCATTTTATGTAAGAACATGTAACAAGAatccaaagaaaacaaaatggtgGTATCATG CATTTGTCATCCTccacccagagctgcagttgGCTGTATGTGCTTGTCTTATCCACTCCATTg GAAAATTCTGTACAAACAGTAGTCATTGGAAGCGCAAGTACTTTGGGAAGGGATATGTCAGAGAAGGTAATACTCCATGCTAG
- the UBE2W gene encoding ubiquitin-conjugating enzyme E2 W isoform X4: MMKVLLVISEEVMFTGDNIPVHPHVYSNGHICLSILTEDWSPALSVQSVCLSIISMLSSCKEKRRPPDNSFYVRTCNKNPKKTKWWYHAFVILHPELQLAVCACLIHSIGKFCTNSSHWKRKYFGKGYVREGNTPC, encoded by the exons ATGATGAAGGTGTTGCTTGTCATCAGTGAGgag gTCATGTTTACTGGAGACAATATCCCTGTTCATCCTCATGTTTATAGCAATGGTCATATCTGTTTATCCATTCTAACAGAAGACTGGTCTCCAGCCCTCTCAGTGCAATCTGTTTGTCTTAGCATTATTAGCATGCTTTccagctgcaaagaaaag AGGCGACCTCCAGATAACTCATTTTATGTAAGAACATGTAACAAGAatccaaagaaaacaaaatggtgGTATCATG CATTTGTCATCCTccacccagagctgcagttgGCTGTATGTGCTTGTCTTATCCACTCCATTg GAAAATTCTGTACAAACAGTAGTCATTGGAAGCGCAAGTACTTTGGGAAGGGATATGTCAGAGAAGGTAATACTCCATGCTAG
- the UBE2W gene encoding ubiquitin-conjugating enzyme E2 W isoform X2: MTLDEKSVQNSITQWIVDMEGAPGTLYEGEKFQLLFKFSSRYPFDSPQVMFTGDNIPVHPHVYSNGHICLSILTEDWSPALSVQSVCLSIISMLSSCKEKRRPPDNSFYVRTCNKNPKKTKWWYHAFVILHPELQLAVCACLIHSIGKFCTNSSHWKRKYFGKGYVREGNTPC, encoded by the exons ATGACTCTAGATGAAAAGAGTGTACAAAATTCAATTACACA GTGGATTGTAGACATGGAAGGTGCTCCAGGAACACTCTATGAAGGGgaaaaatttcagcttttatttaagTTTAGTAGTCGGTATCCTTTTGATTCGCCTCAG gTCATGTTTACTGGAGACAATATCCCTGTTCATCCTCATGTTTATAGCAATGGTCATATCTGTTTATCCATTCTAACAGAAGACTGGTCTCCAGCCCTCTCAGTGCAATCTGTTTGTCTTAGCATTATTAGCATGCTTTccagctgcaaagaaaag AGGCGACCTCCAGATAACTCATTTTATGTAAGAACATGTAACAAGAatccaaagaaaacaaaatggtgGTATCATG CATTTGTCATCCTccacccagagctgcagttgGCTGTATGTGCTTGTCTTATCCACTCCATTg GAAAATTCTGTACAAACAGTAGTCATTGGAAGCGCAAGTACTTTGGGAAGGGATATGTCAGAGAAGGTAATACTCCATGCTAG
- the UBE2W gene encoding ubiquitin-conjugating enzyme E2 W isoform X3 has product MASMQKRLQKELLAFQNDPPPGMTLDEKSVQNSITQWIVDMEGAPGTLYEGEKFQLLFKFSSRYPFDSPQVMFTGDNIPVHPHVYSNGHICLSILTEDWSPALSVQSVCLSIISMLSSCKEKRRPPDNSFYVRTCNKNPKKTKWWYHDDTC; this is encoded by the exons AAACGATTACAAAAAGAACTATTGGCATTTCAAAATGATCCACCTCCGGGAATGACTCTAGATGAAAAGAGTGTACAAAATTCAATTACACA GTGGATTGTAGACATGGAAGGTGCTCCAGGAACACTCTATGAAGGGgaaaaatttcagcttttatttaagTTTAGTAGTCGGTATCCTTTTGATTCGCCTCAG gTCATGTTTACTGGAGACAATATCCCTGTTCATCCTCATGTTTATAGCAATGGTCATATCTGTTTATCCATTCTAACAGAAGACTGGTCTCCAGCCCTCTCAGTGCAATCTGTTTGTCTTAGCATTATTAGCATGCTTTccagctgcaaagaaaag AGGCGACCTCCAGATAACTCATTTTATGTAAGAACATGTAACAAGAatccaaagaaaacaaaatggtgGTATCATG